The Armatimonadota bacterium genome includes a region encoding these proteins:
- a CDS encoding PA2779 family protein produces the protein MRKLERRCAWLAVVTVAVMLFTMAAACAAPIQSKMTTEPKGERAQVAARAEAALDAAGVTAKLKGFGLTEQQVQQRLSQLSADELQQIATGAEALAVGGAQEPTLSTTTWLLIIVIVLLLGH, from the coding sequence ATGCGCAAGCTCGAACGCCGATGCGCCTGGTTGGCGGTGGTCACGGTGGCGGTGATGCTGTTCACGATGGCGGCAGCGTGTGCGGCGCCGATCCAGTCGAAGATGACGACCGAGCCCAAGGGCGAGCGCGCGCAGGTCGCAGCGCGCGCCGAGGCCGCGCTGGACGCGGCGGGCGTGACCGCAAAGCTCAAGGGCTTCGGCCTCACCGAGCAGCAGGTGCAGCAGCGCCTGTCGCAGCTCAGCGCCGACGAATTGCAGCAGATCGCGACCGGCGCCGAGGCGCTGGCGGTTGGCGGCGCGCAGGAGCCGACGCTCAGCACCACCACCTGGCTGCTGATCATCGTCATCGTCCTGCTGCTGGGGCACTAG
- a CDS encoding C39 family peptidase codes for MRPLPTALAAAAIAVAVVLPVRAQPSAHTIADVPFVKQEPRWCGPAALESVLRYHGLQVTQREIADEIALPDGRVLNLDLKLYARRRGLRAESARGSCDRLRLWIARDVPVICQVRVGAPGARRNHFVVAYGYDERRSCFIAHTGERAAQEIPYLDFARIWGDGDNWMLVIRPRPPRPSPAHEPAG; via the coding sequence ATGAGACCCCTGCCAACAGCGCTGGCGGCGGCCGCGATCGCGGTTGCCGTGGTTTTGCCGGTGCGCGCTCAGCCCTCCGCCCACACCATCGCCGACGTCCCCTTCGTCAAGCAGGAGCCGCGGTGGTGCGGGCCGGCGGCGCTGGAGAGCGTGCTGCGCTACCACGGTCTGCAGGTCACGCAGCGGGAGATCGCGGACGAGATCGCTCTGCCCGACGGGCGCGTGCTCAACCTTGACCTCAAGCTCTACGCGCGCCGCCGGGGGCTGCGGGCGGAGTCTGCCCGCGGCAGCTGCGACCGCCTGCGGCTATGGATCGCGCGCGACGTGCCGGTCATCTGCCAGGTGCGGGTGGGCGCTCCGGGCGCGCGCCGGAATCACTTCGTCGTCGCCTACGGCTACGACGAGCGCAGATCGTGCTTCATCGCCCACACCGGCGAACGCGCTGCGCAGGAGATCCCTTACCTCGATTTCGCGCGCATCTGGGGCGACGGCGACAACTGGATGCTGGTCATCCGCCCGCGCCCACCACGGCCGTCGCCGGCGCACGAGCCCGCCGGATGA
- a CDS encoding tetratricopeptide repeat protein, producing the protein MTSLRAALALLAVVLVGCRSDVREVRLDLTQAARLLRAYGSAASARASGPAPPEVARLSPERLNDLGVMLERRGMLERAQEHYRLAVEHKPGFARAWVNLGNVAREQGRAEEALAHYRRAIREDPELFEAINNFADLCADTGRCVEQALALLTAALEKHPAEESAGRDTLGRLLLRSGRPAEAAQAFRAALGRGDPRERAFMAEVLQHLAQAYRALGDQDAARSAELRAAALEQSVKAHRPAPAPAPSP; encoded by the coding sequence ATGACGAGCCTGCGCGCGGCGCTGGCGCTGCTGGCGGTGGTGCTCGTCGGCTGCCGCAGTGACGTGCGAGAGGTGCGGCTCGACCTGACCCAGGCGGCGCGTCTGCTGCGCGCCTACGGGTCGGCGGCCAGCGCGCGAGCGAGCGGCCCCGCGCCCCCCGAGGTCGCACGCCTCTCGCCCGAACGCCTCAACGATCTCGGCGTCATGCTGGAGCGCCGCGGCATGTTGGAGCGCGCGCAAGAGCACTACCGGCTGGCGGTCGAGCACAAGCCCGGCTTCGCCCGCGCCTGGGTCAACCTCGGCAACGTCGCGCGCGAGCAGGGCCGCGCCGAGGAGGCGCTGGCACACTACCGCCGCGCCATACGGGAGGACCCGGAGCTCTTCGAGGCGATCAACAACTTCGCCGACCTGTGCGCCGACACGGGCCGCTGCGTGGAGCAGGCGCTCGCCCTCCTGACCGCCGCCCTGGAGAAGCATCCCGCCGAGGAGAGCGCGGGCCGCGACACGCTGGGCAGGTTGCTGCTGCGCAGCGGGCGACCCGCGGAAGCGGCGCAGGCCTTTCGCGCCGCGCTCGGACGGGGGGACCCGCGCGAGCGGGCGTTTATGGCCGAGGTCTTGCAGCACTTGGCGCAGGCCTATCGAGCGCTGGGGGACCAAGATGCGGCGCGCAGCGCGGAGCTGCGAGCGGCGGCGCTGGAGCAATCGGTAAAGGCGCACCGCCCCGCCCCCGCGCCCGCACCCTCGCCCTAA
- a CDS encoding HNH endonuclease, with translation MHNHADEVLVLNNNYQPLNIANVRRAINLLFLGKAETVETDSKQYHSERVMLPMPTVVRLHHYVRRPLPRLHVTRKSIFARDGHACQYCGARKVALTLDHVIPKDQGGHTDWDNLVCCCTKCNSLKGNHTPHQAGMKLVRKPRRPKFIPYISYTKFLAALKNPHWKQYLSPYGDG, from the coding sequence ATGCACAACCATGCGGACGAAGTTCTGGTACTGAACAACAACTACCAGCCGCTGAATATCGCCAATGTTCGGCGCGCCATAAACCTGCTGTTCCTGGGCAAGGCGGAGACGGTCGAGACCGACTCCAAGCAATACCATTCGGAGCGCGTGATGCTGCCGATGCCGACGGTAGTGCGGCTGCATCACTACGTACGGCGGCCGCTGCCGCGGCTCCACGTCACGCGCAAGAGCATCTTCGCGCGCGACGGTCACGCCTGCCAGTACTGCGGCGCCCGGAAGGTGGCGCTGACCCTCGACCACGTCATCCCCAAGGACCAAGGCGGCCACACCGATTGGGACAACTTGGTATGCTGCTGCACCAAGTGCAACAGCCTCAAGGGCAACCACACCCCCCACCAGGCGGGCATGAAGCTGGTGCGCAAACCGCGCCGGCCCAAGTTCATTCCCTACATCAGCTACACCAAGTTCCTCGCCGCCCTCAAGAACCCCCACTGGAAGCAGTACCTGTCCCCGTATGGAGACGGGTAG
- a CDS encoding type II toxin-antitoxin system HicB family antitoxin, whose amino-acid sequence MKLHVAIRPDEIDGGYIAACPEIPGCMSEGLTEQDALENLREAIELCLEARKEQGLPLTVPLRELEVAAS is encoded by the coding sequence ATGAAACTGCACGTAGCCATTCGACCGGACGAGATAGACGGCGGGTACATCGCGGCGTGCCCCGAGATTCCCGGCTGCATGAGCGAGGGCTTGACCGAGCAGGATGCCCTGGAGAACCTGCGCGAGGCCATCGAGCTGTGTCTGGAGGCGCGCAAGGAGCAGGGCCTGCCGCTCACCGTGCCGCTGCGAGAACTCGAGGTCGCCGCTTCGTGA
- a CDS encoding 6-phosphofructokinase, translating to MPQLKGNLIVGQSGGPTAVINSSLAGVIQAALKSPAIQGIYGMVHGIEGVLKEDLIDLRAEKSETIEGLRRTPSAALGACRTKLKAADYERILKVLQAHQVRYFIYNGGNDSADTCHHVARLAHASGYELRAIAVPKTVDNDLAFTDHCPGYGSVARFNAIATRDAGRDTEAIGVVDNVKLIETMGRNTGWITASTALAREGPDDAPHLIYLPERPLNREWFLQDVKATFDRLGYCVVAVCEGLKDEKGETLVASARAVDTDSFGHKQLGGVADFLCDAIAANLGLKARFDKPGTVQRMSALAASAVDEEEAYRVGEQAVMAAVEGMSGQMITLVRESNSPYRVTTGLAPLEEVANAEKVVPREFINQRGNDVTAAFLDYARPLIGGPLPPYVRLAGKRVVRRVEV from the coding sequence ATGCCCCAACTCAAAGGCAATCTCATCGTCGGCCAGTCGGGGGGGCCGACGGCGGTCATCAACAGCAGCCTCGCCGGAGTCATCCAGGCGGCCTTGAAGTCCCCGGCCATCCAGGGCATCTACGGCATGGTGCACGGCATCGAGGGCGTGCTCAAGGAAGACCTCATTGACCTGCGCGCCGAGAAGTCCGAGACCATCGAGGGCCTGCGCCGCACCCCCAGCGCCGCCCTCGGCGCCTGCCGCACCAAGCTCAAGGCCGCCGACTACGAGCGCATCCTCAAGGTCTTGCAGGCGCACCAAGTTCGCTATTTCATCTACAACGGCGGCAACGACTCCGCCGACACCTGCCACCACGTCGCCCGGCTCGCCCACGCGTCCGGCTACGAGCTGCGCGCCATCGCCGTGCCCAAGACGGTGGACAACGACCTCGCCTTCACCGACCACTGCCCGGGCTACGGCAGCGTCGCGCGCTTCAACGCCATCGCCACCCGCGACGCCGGCCGCGACACCGAGGCCATCGGCGTGGTGGACAACGTCAAGCTGATCGAGACCATGGGGCGCAACACCGGCTGGATCACCGCCTCCACCGCCCTCGCCAGGGAGGGCCCCGACGACGCCCCGCATCTCATCTACCTGCCCGAGCGCCCCTTGAACCGGGAGTGGTTCCTGCAGGACGTCAAGGCGACGTTCGACCGCCTGGGGTACTGCGTGGTCGCGGTGTGCGAGGGCCTGAAGGACGAAAAAGGGGAGACCCTGGTCGCCTCCGCGCGCGCGGTGGACACCGACAGCTTCGGCCACAAACAGCTCGGCGGAGTGGCTGATTTCCTGTGCGACGCCATCGCCGCCAACCTCGGCCTCAAGGCGCGCTTCGACAAGCCCGGCACCGTCCAGCGCATGTCGGCCCTTGCCGCCTCGGCGGTGGATGAGGAGGAGGCCTACCGGGTGGGGGAGCAGGCGGTGATGGCCGCGGTCGAGGGGATGAGCGGGCAGATGATCACGCTGGTGCGCGAATCGAACTCGCCATATCGCGTGACCACCGGCCTGGCGCCGCTGGAGGAGGTTGCCAACGCCGAGAAGGTGGTGCCGCGGGAGTTCATCAACCAGCGCGGGAATGATGTCACCGCCGCCTTCCTCGACTACGCGCGGCCGCTCATCGGCGGGCCGCTGCCGCCCTACGTGCGGCTGGCGGGGAAGCGAGTCGTGCGCCGCGTAGAAGTGTGA
- a CDS encoding DUF3800 domain-containing protein, which yields MNHTFVVYVDESGDEGFSFGRGSSDWFVLAAVVTRKARDLQVVKLVDRARRQLGKPDKKPLHFRDLKHEQRLPYVAEIADAVASSFYYAVQRTQHGFTEDRYARMPKPVVYHREGRYLGYGLKFWPREVDDVLKGEAAFEWVGTYRS from the coding sequence ATGAACCACACGTTCGTCGTCTATGTTGACGAATCCGGCGACGAAGGCTTTTCGTTCGGCCGGGGAAGCTCCGACTGGTTTGTGCTGGCAGCGGTGGTCACGCGCAAAGCGAGAGACCTCCAGGTAGTCAAGTTAGTGGACCGGGCGCGGAGGCAACTGGGCAAGCCGGACAAGAAGCCGCTTCACTTTCGGGACCTGAAACACGAGCAGCGCCTGCCCTACGTGGCCGAGATCGCCGACGCGGTAGCGAGCAGCTTCTACTACGCGGTTCAACGTACACAACACGGCTTCACGGAAGACCGCTACGCGAGGATGCCGAAGCCTGTGGTGTACCATCGGGAAGGGCGATACTTGGGGTACGGCCTCAAGTTCTGGCCGCGCGAGGTGGACGACGTGCTGAAGGGCGAAGCGGCATTCGAATGGGTCGGAACATACCGCTCGTGA
- a CDS encoding deoxyribose-phosphate aldolase — MAYSVKGYQFDYEKFFPRDIFDEITEVRVERPDVILAAARARKRRLSLTIDGKLTILAADHPARMVNSYGDEPVRMANRQEYLGRVLRVVASPGVDGVMGTTDIIEDLLIVDYLVQEQGGPSFLDERVILGSMNRSGLAGSAWELDDRYTCFSAESIAALNLDGAKVMFRLALDDPNSNLCLDYTANAVNACVALGIPIFIEALLVQNEDGKWKIQKNADALVKAVGVATALGETSRLTWLKIPYCDEFERVARSATCPILMLGGESRGDPTGTLQEFATGIRAGASIRGALVGRNVTYPGPDDPLAVALAINDIVHEQTPAEQAVELLMSKRDQDLDALTKWLG; from the coding sequence ATGGCATACAGCGTCAAGGGCTACCAGTTCGATTACGAGAAGTTCTTCCCGCGCGACATCTTCGACGAGATCACCGAGGTGCGGGTGGAGCGCCCCGACGTCATCCTGGCGGCGGCGCGGGCGCGCAAGCGGCGGCTGTCGCTGACGATTGACGGCAAGCTCACCATCCTCGCCGCCGACCACCCCGCGCGCATGGTCAACAGCTACGGCGACGAGCCGGTGCGCATGGCCAACCGCCAGGAGTACCTGGGGCGCGTGCTGCGCGTGGTGGCCAGCCCCGGCGTGGACGGCGTCATGGGCACCACCGACATCATCGAGGACCTGCTGATCGTGGACTACCTGGTGCAGGAGCAGGGCGGCCCCAGCTTCCTCGACGAGCGCGTCATCCTGGGCTCGATGAACCGCTCCGGGCTGGCGGGCAGCGCGTGGGAGCTGGATGACCGCTACACCTGCTTCAGCGCCGAGAGCATCGCCGCCCTCAACCTCGACGGCGCCAAGGTCATGTTCCGCCTCGCCCTCGATGATCCCAACTCCAACCTCTGCCTCGACTACACCGCGAACGCGGTCAACGCGTGCGTGGCGCTGGGAATCCCCATCTTCATCGAGGCGCTGCTGGTCCAAAACGAGGACGGCAAGTGGAAGATCCAGAAGAACGCCGACGCCCTGGTCAAGGCGGTCGGCGTCGCCACCGCCTTGGGCGAGACCTCGCGCCTGACCTGGCTCAAGATCCCCTACTGCGACGAGTTCGAGCGCGTCGCCCGCTCCGCCACCTGCCCCATCCTCATGCTCGGCGGGGAGTCGCGCGGCGACCCCACGGGGACGCTGCAGGAGTTCGCGACGGGCATTCGCGCCGGCGCCAGCATCCGCGGCGCGCTCGTCGGCCGCAACGTTACCTACCCCGGGCCCGACGATCCGCTGGCGGTGGCGCTCGCGATCAACGACATCGTGCACGAGCAGACTCCCGCGGAGCAGGCGGTCGAGCTGCTCATGAGCAAGCGCGATCAGGACCTCGACGCCCTCACCAAGTGGCTGGGGTAG